A window of Rhododendron vialii isolate Sample 1 chromosome 11a, ASM3025357v1 contains these coding sequences:
- the LOC131306424 gene encoding uncharacterized protein At5g49945 gives MARRNPSLSSSSLFLSLSLLSLLSLLTHHLSLSSPLPHSHFEGFDDHAVDEDDDEQPYTHLPLSTPSLSLSTDPNPNSDPDSSQPSDDPPPHKPSTTAFEYWDEDEFEGLPVPQPPPETPTITENATAADSGSDLETETKSTYASIARRYAIEVACGAFLIAFTINYFTGKRENENIALAWVTRFAVRDSIFDKNFSLVGVGKDEDSPLLLKEGQNVFKFYASGRRFCQGLLATLELKSRHDLISRLFDVVVGGKDEIKIEVYMNDDAMDQVVFALARRREAKAMQKEVRDVQRFGGSVGSMPPGRKWVAEDLVVISELKEVAADLITEAAVEQVFGDKAFEKYGKGFISMHFSDQHVGTHKKMLVFKFSLPDANHMAEMTRLVALVPYYIDLIGRYKLSPQARSKTEAARQKAAQEAYKELQNARQEVMQKKKVERRRGVEEAEAKLSAEAIRKKEAKERARQMKKAMPKVKMTRAG, from the exons ATGGCTCGGagaaacccctctctctcctcctcttccctcttcctctccctctccctcctctccctcctctctctcctcacccaccacctctctctctcctcccccctcccccaCTCCCACTTCGAAGGCTTCGACGACCACGCCGTCGACGAAGACGACGACGAACAACCATACACCCACCTCCCTCTCtccaccccctctctctccctctccaccgATCCAAACCCTAACTCCGACCCCGACTCCTCCCAGCCGTCCGATGATCCTCCGCCCCACAAACCCTCGACCACCGCCTTCGAGTACTGGGACGAAGACGAGTTCGAAGGCCTCCCCGTCCCACAACCGCCCCCGGAAACCCCCACAATTACCGAAAATGCCACCGCGGCCGACTCCGGTTCGGACCTGGAAACGGAGACTAAATCGACGTACGCGAGTATCGCGCGGCGGTACGCGATTGAGGTCGCGTGCGGCGCGTTCTTGATCGCGTTCACGATCAATTACTTTAcggggaagagagagaacgagAACATTGCCCTAGCTTGGGTGACGAGATTCGCGGTGAGAGACTCGATTTTCGACAAGAATTTCAGTCTTGTTGGGGTTGGAAAGGACGAGGACTCGCCCTTGTTGTTGAAAGAAGGGCAGAACGTGTTCAAATTCTATGCTAGTGGGAGGAGGTTTTGCCAAGGGTTGTTGGCAACGTTGGAGTTAAAAAGCCGGCACGATTTGATATCGAGGTTGTTTGATGTTGTTGTGGGGGGTAAGGATGAGATCAAGATTGAGGTTTATATGAATGATGATGCTATGGACCAGGTGGTTTTTGCGCTGGCGAGGAGGAGGGAGGCGAAGGCGATGCAGAAGGAGGTTAGGGATGTCCAGAGATTCGGGGGTTCGGTGGGTTCGATGCCACCGGGTAGGAAGTGGGTCGCGGAGGATCTGGTGGTGATTTCGGAGTTGAAGGAGGTGGCAGCTGATTTGATCACGGAGGCTGCAGTTGAGCAG GTCTTTGGCGACAAAGCTTTTGAGAAATATGGGAAGGGTTTTATCTCAATGCATTTTTCTGATCAACACGTGGGCACGCACAAGAAGATGCTGGTGTTCAAGTTTTCCCTCCCTGATGCGAATCACATGGCTGAGATGACCCGTTTGGTTGCTCTTGTACCCTACTATATTGATCTTATAGGCCGATACAAGCTCAGCCCACAG GCTCGCTCCAAGACTGAAGCAGCGCGACAGAAGGCTGCCCAAGAGGCATACAAGGAACTTCAAAATGCCAGGCAAGAAGTAatgcaaaaaaagaaggttGAACGCAGAAGGGGGGTCGAGGAAGCTGAAGCAAAGCTCAGTGCAGAGGCGATTCGTAAGAAAGAGGCTAAAGAACGTGCTCGCCAGATGAAGAAGGCAATGCCAAAAGTGAAGATGACACGTGCTGGCTAG